The Synechococcales cyanobacterium CNB genome includes a window with the following:
- a CDS encoding pyridoxal phosphate-dependent aminotransferase — translation MDINRLLADRARAIDASGIRRVFELGAKLRNPCNLSIGQPDFPAPEAVKRAAIEAISADRNGYTLTQGVAELRWRIERALAVDLGWDFSPGSGASALVTSGTSGALLLACFALLGPGDEIIIPDPWFVLYPHLATLCGARAVACETHPDGRMTADRVEPLITGRTKIVLFNSPANPTGVVATRDECADLLDLCRRRGVLLISDEIYNEFCYSESRTDRFTGDASRACCPSPARFEAAQHDVLVVRGFGKTYGVTGWRMGYAAGPTALVEQMAKFQQYTFVCAPAPLQWGCVAALDVDMTEHVSEYEARRNLVVDRLREVTEVPFPGGAFYAFPRVPDRLGLSGSRVVERAIERSVLVIPGSVFSSRDDHFRLGYATSREQLERGLDAIVELLRG, via the coding sequence ATGGACATCAACCGCCTGCTCGCCGACCGTGCCCGGGCCATCGACGCCTCGGGCATCCGGCGCGTCTTTGAACTCGGCGCGAAACTCAGGAACCCCTGCAACCTGTCGATCGGCCAGCCGGACTTCCCGGCGCCCGAGGCGGTGAAGCGAGCTGCGATCGAGGCGATCTCGGCCGACCGCAACGGGTACACGCTCACACAGGGTGTCGCGGAGCTGCGTTGGCGCATCGAGCGTGCGCTCGCCGTCGATCTGGGCTGGGATTTCTCGCCCGGTTCCGGGGCTTCGGCGCTGGTGACGAGCGGCACAAGCGGCGCGCTGCTGCTCGCGTGCTTTGCGCTGCTCGGACCGGGCGACGAGATCATCATCCCAGACCCGTGGTTCGTGCTCTACCCGCACCTGGCGACGCTCTGCGGGGCAAGAGCGGTGGCGTGCGAGACGCATCCCGATGGTCGAATGACGGCCGATCGCGTCGAGCCGCTCATCACGGGACGAACCAAGATCGTGCTGTTCAACTCGCCCGCAAACCCGACGGGCGTCGTGGCGACGCGTGACGAGTGCGCGGACCTGCTCGACCTGTGCCGGCGACGAGGCGTGCTGCTCATCTCGGACGAGATCTACAACGAGTTCTGCTATTCCGAGTCGCGGACCGATCGCTTCACGGGCGACGCCTCACGCGCGTGCTGCCCGAGCCCGGCTCGGTTCGAGGCGGCGCAGCACGACGTGCTGGTGGTCCGGGGGTTCGGCAAGACCTACGGCGTGACGGGGTGGCGGATGGGCTACGCAGCCGGGCCGACCGCGCTCGTCGAGCAGATGGCAAAGTTCCAGCAGTACACGTTCGTGTGCGCGCCGGCGCCGCTGCAGTGGGGGTGCGTGGCCGCGCTGGACGTGGACATGACCGAGCACGTTTCGGAGTACGAGGCTCGGCGGAACCTCGTCGTCGACCGGTTGCGCGAGGTGACGGAAGTGCCGTTCCCGGGCGGGGCGTTCTACGCATTCCCGCGCGTGCCGGATCGGCTCGGCTTGAGCGGCTCGAGGGTCGTGGAGCGGGCGATCGAGCGGAGCGTGCTCGTCATCCCAGGCTCGGTGTTCTCCTCGCGCGACGACCACTTCCGACTCGGCTACGCGACCAGCCGCGAGCAGCTGGAGCGCGGGCTTGACGCGATCGTCGAGCTGCTGCGGGGCTGA
- a CDS encoding small basic protein produces the protein MSMDRSLKTKGNLAGKRSVLKRSERIAKMQADKKFDPKKDKALGIPKTLVR, from the coding sequence ATGAGCATGGACCGATCGCTGAAGACGAAGGGCAACCTGGCGGGCAAGCGCTCGGTGCTGAAGCGCTCCGAGCGCATCGCCAAGATGCAGGCCGACAAGAAGTTCGACCCGAAGAAGGACAAGGCCCTGGGCATCCCCAAGACGCTGGTGCGCTGA
- a CDS encoding NADH-quinone oxidoreductase subunit I, which produces MAIREEDVILIRPAPMSRGERAYLPAIIGGFGVTMRHFFTSFGQGRTSRSMQYPEERKEHQPPERGGMQKSNFRAFHRLNRDEQGRVKCVACMMCPTICPANCIHIVAAESPWDDREKYPAKFEIDELRCIFCGMCEEACPVDAIELTTEYDVVGLSRQEMVFDKEKLLKVYDVTVEKKPM; this is translated from the coding sequence ATGGCCATCCGGGAAGAGGACGTCATTCTCATCCGCCCCGCGCCGATGTCGCGCGGCGAGCGGGCCTACCTCCCCGCCATCATCGGCGGTTTCGGCGTCACGATGCGCCACTTCTTCACCTCCTTCGGGCAGGGCAGAACCAGCCGATCCATGCAGTACCCGGAGGAGCGCAAGGAGCACCAACCCCCAGAGCGCGGCGGGATGCAGAAGAGCAACTTCCGGGCGTTCCACCGCCTCAACCGCGACGAGCAGGGGCGAGTCAAGTGCGTCGCGTGCATGATGTGCCCGACCATCTGCCCCGCGAACTGCATCCACATTGTGGCGGCCGAAAGCCCGTGGGACGACCGCGAGAAGTACCCCGCAAAGTTTGAGATCGACGAGCTCCGGTGCATCTTCTGCGGGATGTGCGAGGAAGCCTGCCCGGTGGACGCGATCGAGTTGACGACCGAGTACGACGTGGTCGGCCTGAGCCGCCAGGAGATGGTCTTCGACAAGGAGAAGCTCCTGAAGGTCTACGACGTGACGGTCGAGAAGAAGCCCATGTAG
- a CDS encoding PEP-CTERM sorting domain-containing protein, whose protein sequence is MNRITTSLAALAGLATAANASLFSFASDVDHTSFTFMGTGGFVGDAMDPSEPLTLLIDDTNGPGAPITLSIEFNAAFEIAHLGSIPSGGGNFIHAYSLDGSFEFRDAFGALVLSAVVEGGSLTALGGAASWYSSGAIFGADGAGSSVTYTWHGPNIPDYGLFTGDSVDPDDAAFTLTFLQSDGGMGVALDQNMLPAMWWRSEGSYSGSAFFVPAPGSIALLGFGALAAGRRRR, encoded by the coding sequence ATGAACAGGATCACGACGTCGCTTGCCGCGCTGGCCGGTCTGGCGACCGCCGCGAACGCGAGTCTCTTCAGTTTCGCGTCCGACGTTGACCACACCTCGTTCACCTTCATGGGAACCGGCGGCTTCGTCGGCGACGCCATGGACCCGAGCGAGCCGCTCACCCTGCTCATCGACGACACCAACGGGCCTGGCGCGCCCATCACCCTGAGCATCGAGTTCAACGCGGCATTCGAGATCGCCCACCTCGGCAGCATCCCCTCCGGCGGCGGCAACTTCATCCACGCCTACTCCCTCGACGGCTCCTTCGAGTTCCGCGACGCCTTCGGCGCACTCGTCCTCTCCGCCGTCGTCGAAGGAGGATCGCTCACCGCCCTCGGTGGCGCTGCCTCGTGGTACTCCTCCGGCGCCATCTTCGGGGCGGACGGCGCGGGCTCCTCCGTCACCTACACCTGGCACGGACCCAACATCCCCGACTACGGCCTGTTCACCGGCGACTCCGTCGATCCCGACGACGCCGCCTTCACGCTCACCTTCCTCCAGAGCGACGGCGGCATGGGCGTCGCGCTCGACCAGAACATGCTCCCCGCGATGTGGTGGCGGTCCGAAGGCTCCTACTCCGGCTCCGCCTTCTTCGTGCCTGCTCCCGGTTCGATCGCTCTGCTCGGCTTCGGCGCGCTCGCCGCCGGCCGCCGCCGCCGCTGA
- the pyrF gene encoding orotidine-5'-phosphate decarboxylase → MRPRSFFRSMRVGVLGSTVSARPPATIAAVSVSPSVRFSDRLADAIDRVGAPVCVGLDPVADRLPAEFRARSGSDDEAVGLFEFCAGVVEAVRGHAAAVKPQSACFERYGPAGMLVLRNVIGAARSAGLVVVLDAKRGDIGTTAEHYAAAASGLGADAITVNGYLGPETVEPFLDAGLGVFVLVRTSNPGSDAVQSARLDDGRTVAEMMAGHVAALGSSRRGARGLSDAGAVVGATKPADGASLRARMPDAPILVPGYGAQGGTADDVRALVRRGARTPGERGVLVNASRSVIYAAPNAGERWTVAVQRAAGEMADDLRRVLG, encoded by the coding sequence GTGAGGCCGCGGTCCTTCTTCAGGTCGATGCGTGTCGGCGTGTTGGGGTCCACGGTGTCGGCCCGCCCTCCGGCTACGATAGCCGCCGTGAGCGTTTCGCCGTCCGTGAGATTCAGCGACCGCCTGGCCGACGCGATCGACCGCGTGGGCGCGCCGGTGTGCGTGGGGCTGGACCCGGTGGCCGATCGCCTGCCCGCGGAGTTCCGCGCGCGGTCGGGTTCCGATGACGAGGCGGTGGGGCTGTTCGAGTTCTGTGCAGGCGTGGTCGAGGCTGTGCGCGGACACGCGGCGGCCGTCAAGCCGCAATCGGCGTGCTTCGAGCGCTATGGCCCCGCTGGGATGCTGGTGCTGCGGAACGTCATCGGGGCGGCACGCTCGGCGGGGCTGGTCGTGGTGCTGGACGCCAAGCGAGGTGACATCGGCACGACCGCTGAGCATTACGCCGCCGCGGCGTCCGGCCTCGGTGCGGATGCGATCACGGTGAACGGGTATCTCGGCCCGGAGACGGTCGAGCCGTTCCTGGACGCCGGACTCGGCGTCTTCGTGCTGGTGCGGACGAGCAACCCCGGGAGCGACGCCGTGCAATCGGCGCGGCTGGACGACGGTCGGACGGTCGCGGAGATGATGGCGGGCCACGTCGCCGCGCTCGGCTCATCGCGTCGCGGCGCGCGCGGTCTGAGCGACGCCGGCGCGGTGGTCGGGGCGACCAAGCCGGCCGACGGCGCTTCGCTGCGGGCGCGGATGCCGGATGCACCGATCCTGGTGCCAGGCTATGGAGCGCAGGGCGGCACGGCCGACGACGTGCGGGCGCTCGTTCGCCGCGGCGCGCGCACACCAGGCGAGCGAGGGGTGCTGGTCAACGCGAGCCGATCTGTGATCTACGCAGCCCCCAATGCTGGCGAGCGATGGACCGTGGCCGTGCAGCGAGCGGCAGGTGAAATGGCGGACGACCTGAGGCGCGTGTTGGGATAG
- a CDS encoding DUF971 domain-containing protein — MASARRSLNLTDGETLTAAIVAGGRADTVDPNTPTRIDLKKDRGLTIEWADGSTSYYTIDYLRRMSPSADMRELREQLARNPLTVLPSAPVSSNAPLTAVDAELVGHYAIRVRFSDGHDTGIYSWAYLREIDPRFHKARPVDDE, encoded by the coding sequence ATCGCGTCGGCCAGGCGGTCGCTGAATCTCACGGACGGCGAAACGCTCACGGCGGCTATCGTAGCCGGAGGGCGGGCCGACACCGTGGACCCCAACACGCCGACACGCATCGACCTGAAGAAGGACCGCGGCCTCACGATCGAGTGGGCCGACGGCAGCACCTCGTACTACACCATCGATTATCTCCGTCGCATGTCCCCCTCAGCCGATATGCGTGAACTGCGCGAGCAGCTGGCCCGCAACCCGCTCACGGTGCTGCCGAGCGCGCCGGTGTCTTCGAACGCCCCGCTCACCGCCGTGGATGCCGAACTGGTCGGGCACTACGCCATCCGCGTCCGCTTCTCCGACGGGCACGACACGGGCATCTATTCGTGGGCCTACCTGCGCGAGATCGATCCCCGCTTCCACAAGGCCCGCCCCGTTGACGATGAATGA
- the recG gene encoding ATP-dependent DNA helicase RecG, with product MPNWSGTTPSASASPTGTTRASIRGPTCARSIPASTRPAPLTMNDPARCNGYVLSPMPNPASDPAPSLTLLSPLTQAQGVGLRRTEMLATLGITNVGRLIAHLPMRHERHEEERPIAELTPGQIVSTRAEVTATRVVDRRPRPRFEAVLHDGTGRLDVVWFNQTFLAQRIHPGHHLRVQGTLRRVDNKLQLANPRWEIVPESGGPAPREARLRPVYPASEHVKSWEIEAAVRAVLPVALPLIEDHLPEAYRRERSLPSLAEAYRMVHQPKDEDEARAARRRLAYDELLFLQLAVFMKRRQLRAESRAPALKWSEAIDRHIRQRFPFTLTPGQEEALAEVVRDLTSETPANRLIQGDVGSGKTVIALYAMLLAVASGQQAALMAPTELLAEQHHGLITAALEGSRVRVELLTGSMPRAERESALARIASGDADLVVGTHALLTESVRFRSIALAVIDEQHRFGVHQRATLRQKGADGETTPHVLVMTATPIPRTLAITLFGDLDVSTIRGLPPGRRPVTTRVVAPEKRREVYEFVRRRIETGGQAYVVVPTIGDEPGAGEIADVRGVLRELEAGALAGLRLAALHGRLKRSTRDHVMARFRAGLVHALVATTVIEVGVDVPNASVMIVEHADRFGLAQLHQLRGRVGRGSRRSVCILIAEGSTPESQQRLRVLAETNDGFVLAERDLEIRGPGEVFGARQSGAAALRVADLMRDRDLLSLARRDARDWIDRSPRLDSPDESLLLRRVLKAHGAEFGLGDVG from the coding sequence ATGCCGAACTGGTCGGGCACTACGCCATCCGCGTCCGCTTCTCCGACGGGCACGACACGGGCATCTATTCGTGGGCCTACCTGCGCGAGATCGATCCCCGCTTCCACAAGGCCCGCCCCGTTGACGATGAATGATCCGGCACGATGCAACGGGTATGTTCTCTCACCGATGCCCAACCCTGCCTCCGACCCTGCGCCGAGCCTCACCCTGCTGTCGCCGCTGACGCAGGCGCAGGGTGTCGGCCTGCGCCGCACCGAGATGCTGGCAACCCTCGGCATCACCAACGTCGGGAGACTGATCGCCCACCTGCCGATGCGGCACGAGCGGCACGAGGAGGAACGCCCGATCGCGGAACTCACGCCGGGGCAGATCGTCTCGACCCGCGCCGAGGTCACCGCCACGCGAGTCGTCGACCGCCGCCCGCGCCCGCGTTTCGAGGCCGTGCTGCACGACGGCACCGGGCGGCTCGACGTGGTCTGGTTCAACCAGACCTTCCTCGCGCAGCGCATCCATCCCGGCCACCACCTGCGCGTGCAGGGGACGCTGCGGCGCGTCGACAACAAGCTCCAACTCGCCAACCCGCGGTGGGAGATCGTCCCCGAATCGGGCGGCCCGGCCCCGCGCGAGGCGCGCCTGCGCCCGGTGTACCCGGCGAGCGAGCACGTCAAGTCGTGGGAGATCGAGGCGGCGGTGCGCGCGGTGCTGCCCGTTGCCCTGCCGCTCATCGAGGACCACCTGCCGGAGGCGTACCGGCGCGAGCGTTCCCTGCCCTCGCTCGCCGAGGCGTACCGGATGGTGCACCAACCGAAGGACGAGGATGAGGCGCGTGCCGCCCGACGCCGGCTCGCTTACGACGAACTGCTCTTCCTGCAACTCGCGGTGTTCATGAAGAGGCGGCAGTTGCGGGCAGAATCGCGCGCGCCCGCGCTCAAGTGGAGCGAGGCGATCGACCGTCACATCCGCCAGCGGTTCCCGTTCACGCTCACGCCGGGGCAGGAGGAGGCGCTCGCGGAGGTCGTGCGCGACCTGACCTCCGAGACGCCCGCGAACCGGCTCATCCAGGGCGACGTCGGCTCGGGCAAGACGGTGATCGCCCTCTACGCCATGCTGCTCGCCGTCGCCAGCGGGCAGCAGGCAGCCCTGATGGCGCCGACCGAACTGCTCGCCGAGCAGCACCATGGCCTGATCACAGCCGCGCTCGAAGGCTCGCGCGTCCGCGTCGAGCTGCTCACCGGCTCCATGCCGCGCGCCGAACGCGAGAGCGCGCTGGCGCGCATCGCCTCGGGCGACGCCGATCTCGTCGTCGGCACGCACGCCCTGCTCACCGAGTCCGTCCGCTTCCGCTCGATCGCGCTGGCCGTCATCGACGAGCAGCACCGCTTCGGCGTGCACCAGCGTGCCACGCTCCGGCAGAAGGGCGCGGACGGCGAGACCACGCCGCACGTCCTCGTCATGACCGCCACGCCAATCCCGCGAACGCTCGCCATCACGCTCTTCGGCGACCTGGACGTCTCGACGATCCGCGGCCTGCCCCCCGGCCGCCGCCCCGTGACCACGCGCGTCGTCGCGCCCGAGAAGCGACGCGAAGTCTACGAGTTCGTGCGCCGGCGCATCGAGACGGGCGGGCAGGCGTACGTCGTCGTCCCCACCATCGGTGACGAGCCTGGCGCGGGCGAGATCGCGGACGTGCGCGGCGTGCTGCGCGAGCTCGAGGCCGGCGCGCTCGCGGGGCTGCGCCTCGCTGCCCTGCACGGCCGCCTGAAACGCTCGACGCGCGACCACGTGATGGCCCGCTTCCGCGCGGGCCTCGTCCACGCCCTCGTCGCCACGACCGTCATCGAGGTCGGCGTGGACGTGCCCAACGCCTCGGTCATGATCGTCGAGCACGCCGACCGGTTCGGCCTCGCCCAACTCCACCAGCTCCGGGGGCGCGTCGGCCGCGGCAGCCGGCGATCGGTCTGTATCCTCATCGCCGAAGGATCCACGCCCGAATCGCAGCAGCGGTTGCGCGTGCTCGCCGAGACCAACGACGGCTTCGTGCTCGCCGAACGGGATCTCGAAATCCGAGGTCCGGGCGAGGTCTTCGGGGCACGCCAGTCCGGCGCGGCCGCGCTCCGAGTTGCCGACCTCATGCGCGACCGAGACCTGCTCTCGCTCGCCCGGCGCGACGCGCGCGACTGGATCGACCGTTCGCCGCGCCTTGACAGCCCCGACGAATCGCTGCTGCTCCGGCGCGTGCTCAAGGCACACGGCGCGGAGTTCGGCCTCGGCGACGTGGGTTGA
- the dnaB gene encoding replicative DNA helicase, whose translation MNTTNGFDASPAVRRQPRPELKLDRLFDRLPPHSTEAEMSLLGSLLLEPRMIADVVSIVTTPDAFYHERHATIYRLIVELGDKHSACDVVQLVDTLRDRGQLDGIGGQDYLVELASGVPSAVNARHYARVVADKHRLRRLIEAAGHMLYDAFHAGHLGPEGVGEVLDRSEQSLFEIAHEPGMNDPQSLDAILQSEMDRLEAIESQGGLTGLPSGFADLDALLSGLHPGEMVILAARPSMGKTALALNLAEQIALGGPPHAPRSPKRAPVAIFSLEMSRSSLAQRLISARSGLDLQRLRTGDLRQSDWETLTRVCGELHDAPIYIDDTPALTVLQLRARARRMAAQFGVRAIMIDYLQLLTAPGAARESRQVEVAAISRGIKALARELDLPVVCLAQLNRSSEHREGNRPRMADLRESGSIEQDADVVLLLHREEYYHRGDEEWEQNNPDKVNLAELIVAKQRNGPTGLVKLTWDSRATRFKDHDPYHTTHDGYESVSQAGRAAASEPKPRGPAAYAPGARTGPVENFRDGGGPEAFDDDTMTDDEPPF comes from the coding sequence GTGAACACCACGAACGGATTCGACGCTTCGCCTGCCGTCCGGCGCCAGCCCCGTCCCGAACTGAAACTCGACCGACTTTTCGACCGGCTCCCGCCGCACTCGACGGAAGCGGAGATGTCGCTGCTCGGCTCGCTGCTGCTCGAACCGCGGATGATCGCGGACGTGGTGAGCATCGTAACGACGCCCGACGCCTTCTACCACGAGCGTCACGCGACGATCTACCGGCTGATCGTCGAACTCGGCGACAAGCACAGCGCCTGCGACGTGGTGCAACTGGTGGACACGCTGCGCGATCGCGGCCAGCTCGACGGCATCGGCGGGCAGGATTATCTCGTCGAGCTTGCGTCCGGCGTGCCATCGGCGGTGAACGCGCGCCACTACGCGCGCGTCGTGGCGGACAAGCACCGCTTGCGCCGGCTGATCGAGGCGGCCGGGCACATGCTGTACGACGCTTTCCACGCAGGCCACCTCGGGCCTGAGGGCGTGGGCGAGGTGCTGGACCGCTCCGAGCAGTCGCTGTTCGAGATCGCGCACGAGCCGGGCATGAACGACCCGCAGAGCCTCGACGCCATCCTCCAGAGCGAGATGGACCGCCTCGAAGCGATCGAGAGCCAGGGCGGCCTGACGGGCCTGCCTTCCGGCTTCGCCGATCTGGACGCGTTGCTGAGCGGTCTGCACCCCGGGGAGATGGTGATCCTCGCGGCCAGGCCGTCCATGGGAAAGACCGCCCTTGCGCTCAACCTCGCCGAGCAGATCGCCCTCGGCGGCCCGCCGCACGCCCCGCGCAGCCCGAAACGGGCGCCGGTCGCCATCTTCAGCCTCGAAATGTCGCGCTCCTCGCTCGCGCAGCGGCTCATCAGCGCCCGCTCGGGACTGGACCTGCAACGCCTGCGCACGGGCGACCTGCGCCAGTCGGATTGGGAGACGCTCACGCGCGTCTGCGGCGAACTGCACGATGCGCCGATCTACATCGACGACACGCCCGCGCTGACGGTGCTTCAGTTGCGGGCCAGGGCGCGTCGCATGGCGGCGCAGTTCGGCGTGCGAGCAATCATGATCGACTACCTCCAGCTGCTCACCGCCCCCGGAGCGGCCCGCGAGAGCAGGCAGGTCGAGGTTGCCGCCATCAGCCGCGGCATCAAGGCCCTCGCCCGCGAACTCGACCTGCCCGTGGTCTGTCTCGCGCAGCTGAACCGGTCCAGCGAGCACCGCGAGGGGAACCGGCCTCGCATGGCGGACCTGCGCGAGTCCGGCTCGATCGAGCAGGATGCGGACGTCGTGCTGCTGCTGCACCGCGAGGAGTACTACCACCGCGGCGACGAGGAGTGGGAGCAGAACAACCCGGACAAGGTGAACCTGGCCGAACTGATCGTCGCCAAGCAGCGCAACGGCCCGACCGGGCTGGTGAAACTGACGTGGGACTCTCGCGCCACGCGTTTCAAGGACCACGACCCCTATCACACGACGCACGACGGGTACGAGTCGGTGTCGCAGGCGGGGCGGGCTGCCGCGTCGGAGCCGAAGCCTCGCGGCCCGGCGGCGTACGCACCGGGGGCGCGCACCGGGCCGGTCGAGAACTTCCGCGACGGCGGCGGACCCGAGGCGTTCGACGACGACACGATGACGGACGACGAGCCGCCGTTCTGA
- a CDS encoding HDOD domain-containing protein yields MKPRAKLTAAEVTALYETLDRRLDGLGIETQPQVAAQILELTSDPNSGLTQYAEVIRTDAALSGRLLRMVNSAFFAQRVPVTTVDRACVLLGIGRLKAVALGFYLSRAAASSASRTISREVWGQSVFRACFATELARRVCPMLASEAFVVGLMLDAGIPLMHQLLGTTFDAIYSRRLPPAKQFRAETELLPYTHVDVVAALVRRWRLPEVLGKPIEWHHVHPSETDSEASSHRLHPVAYFAGVVDLAEDGTLKQDSPMPTLAASVLGMTSDEVGNAARAAAREYRAILSLFDGVADAVSHVDRLAERVHAELVDLVDAETGRGFEEACRARTMCFRLGGGPVEIEAEPNGGTAIYLLDSTGSRLASYQFEPSRETPDSLLKALGLDPDPNDETEGVARFLRDLAA; encoded by the coding sequence ATGAAGCCACGGGCCAAGTTGACAGCCGCCGAGGTGACCGCCCTCTATGAAACGCTCGACCGGCGTCTGGACGGCCTCGGCATCGAAACTCAGCCCCAGGTCGCCGCCCAGATTCTTGAACTCACCAGCGACCCGAACTCCGGGCTGACTCAGTACGCCGAGGTCATCCGCACCGACGCAGCCCTCAGCGGCCGCCTGCTCCGGATGGTCAACTCCGCCTTCTTCGCCCAACGGGTGCCCGTGACGACCGTTGACCGAGCCTGCGTACTTCTGGGCATCGGTCGGCTGAAGGCCGTTGCGCTTGGCTTCTACCTGAGCCGTGCCGCGGCATCGTCAGCGTCGAGAACGATCTCGCGCGAGGTCTGGGGGCAATCCGTCTTCCGGGCGTGCTTTGCCACGGAACTCGCTCGCCGAGTCTGCCCGATGCTGGCGTCGGAGGCGTTCGTGGTCGGGCTGATGCTGGACGCCGGCATCCCCCTGATGCACCAGCTCCTCGGCACGACCTTCGACGCGATCTATTCCAGGAGGCTGCCTCCCGCGAAGCAGTTCCGCGCCGAAACCGAGTTGCTGCCGTACACGCACGTTGACGTCGTCGCGGCGCTCGTCCGACGGTGGCGACTGCCCGAAGTCCTCGGCAAGCCGATCGAGTGGCATCACGTCCACCCGAGCGAGACGGACAGCGAGGCATCGAGCCACAGGCTTCACCCCGTCGCGTACTTCGCGGGCGTCGTCGATCTCGCCGAGGACGGAACCTTGAAGCAGGACTCGCCGATGCCGACACTCGCCGCGTCCGTGCTCGGCATGACGTCGGACGAGGTCGGGAACGCCGCCCGGGCAGCGGCACGCGAATACCGCGCGATCCTCTCGCTGTTCGACGGCGTCGCGGACGCGGTGTCACACGTTGACAGGCTCGCCGAGCGCGTTCATGCCGAGCTCGTCGATCTCGTGGACGCCGAGACAGGCCGTGGCTTCGAGGAGGCCTGCCGCGCACGCACCATGTGCTTCCGTCTCGGGGGTGGGCCCGTCGAGATCGAGGCCGAGCCGAACGGTGGCACCGCGATCTACTTGCTCGATTCCACGGGCTCTCGGCTCGCTTCCTACCAGTTCGAACCGTCGCGCGAGACGCCGGACTCACTGCTCAAGGCGCTGGGCCTCGACCCCGACCCGAACGACGAGACCGAGGGCGTCGCACGATTCCTGCGCGACCTCGCCGCCTGA
- a CDS encoding FliM/FliN family flagellar motor switch protein, which translates to MRGVRAHGLRPRGSRDCAGPPMSAAMKEADLRTILTLEVPVIVRLGERQLPMRDVLALVPGAIIELDKRADHELELLVNNRVIGSGTAVKVGENFGLRVSRVGLALDRLDAALNPATGDGSTDEAEEPSAQAA; encoded by the coding sequence ATGCGGGGTGTCCGTGCGCACGGATTGCGCCCGCGGGGTTCAAGGGACTGTGCAGGACCGCCGATGAGCGCAGCGATGAAGGAAGCCGACCTGCGGACGATTCTGACGCTCGAGGTGCCGGTCATCGTCCGGCTCGGCGAGCGGCAGTTGCCCATGCGGGACGTGTTGGCGTTGGTGCCGGGTGCGATCATTGAACTGGACAAGCGGGCCGATCACGAACTGGAGCTGCTGGTCAATAACCGCGTGATCGGGTCGGGGACTGCGGTGAAGGTCGGGGAGAACTTCGGCCTGCGCGTGTCTCGCGTCGGGCTGGCGTTGGATCGGCTCGATGCCGCGCTCAACCCCGCGACCGGCGACGGCTCGACGGATGAAGCCGAGGAGCCTTCCGCGCAGGCCGCTTGA